TCTTCGCACGCGCCGGATCCCATCGGATCCGGCGCGCACTTATGTCTTCCCTCGACAAGGTCCCCGGCGTACCTTGAGCGCCCAATCTGATGTGCCGTCAGTAACTTGGCGCGTGCAACTCAGGAACTCCCGGCATGAGGGGAACTCGAGGTGTCGTACCGGACGTACCAGAAGCGAACGGCAGGGCTCGCGCTCGCCGCGGCCCTGGGCTGTGGCGCGGCTTCCACGGTGCTGCTGGCCGCACCCGCAGCCCACGCCGATGTGCAGGACGTCAACTACCAGTGCAAGACGCCGATCGGGAACAAGGGAGCGGTCTCCCCGATCGACATCAAAGGCGTGAAGAGCGGCAGCGGCTACAAGATCACCATGTCCTTCCAGAAGGGCGTCTCGTCCAGCCCGGTCGAGCTCGGCAAGGGCGCGATGAAGCCCAGCGCCGTCATCAAGCTGGGCGGCGCGGAGAGCGGCTCCCTGCCGGTGTCCGGGCCGCCGAACGCGGAGGCGGTCCCCGCCAACACCCCCATCAAGATCAGCGACTTGTCGGGCACCTACACACCGGCCAAGAGCGGCAAGGTCACCTTCACGGCGGGTGTCCTCACCATCAAGGCGCTCGGCACCACGACCACGTGCACACCCGCGAACAGCCCGAAGCCGTCACTGACCCTGGACGTCAAGTCGGCCGGGGGCGGCGGCACTTCGGGCGGCTCGCAGAGCACCCCGTCCGGCGGCGAACTGCCGCAGACCGGACCCGAGGACTCCGCGATCGCGCTCGGCACCCTCGGTGGCACGGTGCTGCTCGCGGGCGCGGCGGGCGTGCTGTGGCTGACGCGGCGCAACCAGGCGGCGCGCTGACCTCGGCGGCCGTGCCCGTCCGACACCCGTACGCGAACCTGGAGCCGCCGATGCCGTCCAGTCCCCGGGCCCGCGCCCGCCTGCGCGCGCTGTGCGGGGCCGCCGTCCTGCTGACCGCGGGGGCGGGGGTCCCGGCGGCCGCGGCCGGTACGGCGCCCGCGTGGTCGGTCGCCCCGTCGGCGGGCGGCGGCACCAGGCCCGCGACGGACGGGCGCCCCTACTTCTACGCGGAGGGGGTGCCCGGCGCCGTGCTCCAGGACAAGGTGGCCGTCACCAACCCCGGCGGCCGCCCCCTGACCGTAAAGCTGCGGGGCGCCGACGCCGACAACACCGGCACCGGCGCCCTCTCCCTGCGCACGAAGTCGACCGACACGGGCGCGTGGATCACCTTCGCCCGGCGCGAGGTGAGGATCCCGGCGCGCACCCGCGCCGAGGTGCCCTTCACCGTCACCGTCCCGGCCGACGCCACACCCGGCGACCACCCCGGCGCCGTCGTGGCGAGCGCGAACGGGCGCGACACCGGGGTCAGTATCCATCTGCGGGTCAGCGGCCCCACCCTGTCGGCGCTCACCGTCGAGCGGGTGCGGGTCACCGGCGGCCGGATCTCGTACGACCTCGTCAACCGCGGCAACACCGTCCTGACGCCGAGGCTGGCCGTGCGTGCCGACGGCGTACTCGGCCGGGCGCTGGACCGGCGTCCGCGCACGCTGCCGGTCGAGCTGCTGCCCGGCCGCCGCGTGACCCTCAGCGAGCCCTGGAAGAACAGCCCCGTCCTCGATTCGGTCCGGGTGCGGCTCACGGTCACGGCCGGGGGCGGCGCCCACGACGAGGCGACGGCGACGAAGCGGTTCGTGCCGTGGGCGGCGGTCGCGGGAACGTGCGCCGTGATCCTGGCCGCCGGGGGCGCGGCCTTCTGGCTCGTACGCCGACGGCGGCATGCGAACGGCGAGAACGGCGCGGACAGCGGAAGCAGCGAGAACGGCGCGGACAGCGGGAACCACGGGAGCCACGAGATCCAAGGGAGTTGGTCATGAACCGCCGCCACCGCTGCGGGCCCCGGCTGTGGGCGGCAGCGCTCGTCCTGGTCACCGCGCTCGGCCTGGCCGCCCTGCCGCAGCTGACGGCCTCCGCCGCCTCCGCCGCGGAAGGGCCGGCCGTGACGCTGTCCAAGTCCCAGGCGGGGACGGGTGGTTCGATCACCGTCAGCGGCTCCGGGTGGCGTTCCAAGACGCTGCTCATGATGCTCATCTGCGGCCAGTCCGAACCCGGCAGGGGAGTCATCGGCGGTACGAACTCCTGCGCCAACGCCGACGGCCGCGCCGTCACCACCGGGGACAAGGGCACCTTCAGCAAGAAGCTCCCGGTCGCCGAGCCGCCGGTGCCCTGCCCGTGCGTCGTCCACGTGGCGACCGTCACCGGCGACAAGGCGCAGGCGGACGCGGTGCTCAAGGTCGCGGGCCATCCGGTCAAGGCGCTCCCCACGCAGTCGGGCGGCGGGAAGCTGTCCGTTCTCAGCGATACGCGGCTCGACGGTTCGAGCGGCGTCCTGACCTGGTTCGGCGCCCCGGCGTCGCGCACCTTCGTCTTCACCGTCGGCAACGTCGGCTCGGCCCCCCTCAAGGACCCGGTCTTCCAGGTCGGCACGTCCCACGGCGTGTTCGCCCCGCAGTGGGAGGACCAGCAGTGGCGCGGCACGATCGCCCCCGGCAGGAAGGCGCAGATCAAGCTGCCCGTCGAGCTCACTTCGGGGGCGCACGGCAACTACCTGGTCTCCCTCAAGTTCGGCGGCAAGGTCCTCGCCGAGCAGCCGTGGGGTGTGGGCCGCCCCTGGGGCGTGACCCTCTTCTGGATCCTGCTCTGCGTCGTCGTACCGGCCGCCGTGTTCCGTATCGGGATGGCCGTCGTCGAACGCGTACGCCCACGGCGGTCCGGCGGCGCGGGCCGGCACCGCGGTGGCCTGCGCCTGTCCGAAGTGACGGCGCGGCTGCCGAGATTGACCCTCCCGGAATCGTCCCGCCGCTCCACGGACAGGGATCCCGGCCCCACCACGACTTCTACTTCTACGGCCCTGCCCTGGTTCACCCCGGACACCGATCCGGGCGCACCGGCCGGTCAGCTCTCCGCACCGTCAGACAACAGCCCGACAACGAAGGGAAACACGTGAGCACCCAACGGAGAGTGAGCGCGGCCGGCGTCGCCCTGATGCTGGGCGGTGCGGGCCTGCTGCTCGCCGCCGCACCGGCACAGGCCGCCGAGGTCGCGTACAAGACCGAGTGCATCCCGCCCGCGATCTCCGGCCTGCCGCCCGTGGAGGGCACGACGAAGGTGGAGATCACGGCGCCCGCCGAGGCGAAGGTGGGGGACGAGGTGGAGGTCGTCTGGAAGACGACACAGGCCGCCTCGAGCAACCCCGACGTCCTCGACCTGGAGAAGGACACCGTCCAGCCGACCGGCACGGTCAAGGTGGGCGGCGCGCAGACCGCGGACCTGGCGGTGGAGGGCACCCGCACCAACCCGCCGATCAAGAAGAACAGCCCCATGGTGCTCTCCGACATGAAGGGCAAGATCAAGCTGACGGCGCCCGGCGAGGTGACGCTGACCCCGGACAAGTACAACATCAACGTCAGCAAGCCGATCTCGACGGACACCAAGTGCTCGCCCAAGGAGACCGTCAAGCCCGGCGCGACCATCAAGGTCACCGACGCGGGCGGCGCGACCACGGGCGGGCTGCCCACCGGCCTCCCGACGGGCCTGCCCACCGGGCTTCCGACGGGTCTGCCGACCGGGCTCCCCACGGGCGGCACCAGCGGCGGCTCCTCCGGTACGGGCGGCAGTGACACCGGTGGCAGTGACACCGGTGGCAGCGGTGGCGGGAAGAGCGACTTCACCGGCAAGGAAGTCCAGATCCCCTACAAGTGCAAGACGCCCATCGGCGACAAGAGCGCCACCTCGCCGGTGCAGATCAACGCCAAGAAGGACGGCGGGAACTACGGCCTGACGGTCCAGTTCAAGAAGTCCGTCATGGACAGCCCGGCAGACATCCCCGCCGACTCGGTCAAGCCGTCGATGGAGGTCAAGCTGGGCGGCGCCGACAAGGGCACGGTCCATGTGGAGGGCCCCACGAACAAGGAGCCCATCAAGTCCGGTGCACCGATCAACATCCCCGACCTCACCGGCACCTACAAGCCGGGCGCCGACGGCAAGTCGACCCTGTCGCCCGGAGTGCTCACGGTGAAGGCCCTCGGTACGACGACCACGTGCACCCCGTCGAAGACGGAGGTCTCGTTGGAGATCGACACGGCGGCCCAGCCGGGCGGCGCGGCCGGCGGCTCGGGCTCCGGGTCGGCGGGCGGTTCGGACACCTCCGGCGGCCTCGCGGAGACAGGCTCCTCGAACGACGGCATCCTGCGCGCCCTCGGCCTGGTCGCGGGCACGGTGATCCTGCTGGGCGGAGCGGTGTTCACATTCCTGCCGCGCCGGCGCCGGGCGAACTGAACGAACAGCTGAGCCAATGGGCCCGGGGCGCGCACGGTCGCCCCGGGCCCATGCCGGCGTTCCCGGGCCAGTAGCTTCTTGACCCTCACACCGTGTCAGGCGGTCAGCTCGGAGACATCATGTTCACCATCGGAGACTTCGCCCGGCACGGCCGCGTCTCAGTCCGGATGCTGCGTCACTACGACGCGACCGGCCTGCTGCGCCCGGCCCACGTCGACCCTGCGAGCGGCTATCGCTACTACACCGCTGCTCAGCTCGCCCGCCTCAACCGGATCATCGCGCTCAAGGACCTCGGATTCGTCCTTCAGCAGGTGCGGGACATCGTGGACGAGAGGGTCGGTGTCGAGGAACTGCGCGGGATGCTGCGGCTGCGGCATGCGGAACTGGAGGCCGCAGTGGCTGCCGCGGGGGCACGGCTGGTCCAGGTCGAGGCGAGGCTCCGAGCGATCGAGAGTGAGGGGCACATGCCCACGAACGACGTTGTCATCAAGAGCGTCCCCGCTGTCCGGGTGGCGGAGCTGACCGCGACCGCCGCGAGTTTCGGGCCCGAGGACATCGGCCCGGTCATCGGG
The DNA window shown above is from Streptomyces sp. NBC_01445 and carries:
- a CDS encoding LPXTG cell wall anchor domain-containing protein, whose protein sequence is MSYRTYQKRTAGLALAAALGCGAASTVLLAAPAAHADVQDVNYQCKTPIGNKGAVSPIDIKGVKSGSGYKITMSFQKGVSSSPVELGKGAMKPSAVIKLGGAESGSLPVSGPPNAEAVPANTPIKISDLSGTYTPAKSGKVTFTAGVLTIKALGTTTTCTPANSPKPSLTLDVKSAGGGGTSGGSQSTPSGGELPQTGPEDSAIALGTLGGTVLLAGAAGVLWLTRRNQAAR
- a CDS encoding COG1470 family protein, producing MPSSPRARARLRALCGAAVLLTAGAGVPAAAAGTAPAWSVAPSAGGGTRPATDGRPYFYAEGVPGAVLQDKVAVTNPGGRPLTVKLRGADADNTGTGALSLRTKSTDTGAWITFARREVRIPARTRAEVPFTVTVPADATPGDHPGAVVASANGRDTGVSIHLRVSGPTLSALTVERVRVTGGRISYDLVNRGNTVLTPRLAVRADGVLGRALDRRPRTLPVELLPGRRVTLSEPWKNSPVLDSVRVRLTVTAGGGAHDEATATKRFVPWAAVAGTCAVILAAGGAAFWLVRRRRHANGENGADSGSSENGADSGNHGSHEIQGSWS
- a CDS encoding MerR family transcriptional regulator, translating into MFTIGDFARHGRVSVRMLRHYDATGLLRPAHVDPASGYRYYTAAQLARLNRIIALKDLGFVLQQVRDIVDERVGVEELRGMLRLRHAELEAAVAAAGARLVQVEARLRAIESEGHMPTNDVVIKSVPAVRVAELTATAASFGPEDIGPVIGPLYDELFRCLGSAGIAPTGPGVAYYEDAPEGGGRISVHAAVQVSAPLQDGVFRVLDLPSLDQAATIVHRGSMDTVIPTVQTLARWTDANGYRSNGYPREVNLECPENTDDWVTELQAPVTRA